The genomic segment AAGATGATTTCTGACAATTTAAATAAGTTGTAATTTTACTTGAACCCAATTTGTAACATGTATAGCTTATCTATCTCTATTTAACAATTGTAGAACGTGTGGAGTCATCCATATGATACAGTCTGTGTTAAGACAGAATGGAAAAACATGACAGGACATGCCTCAGCACGTTTGATGAACTCCTCAGTGGCAGCACTCTGGTTTTCTTTCTGACCACGCCAGGTCTTCAGTGCTGAGGCCTGGAGCGCTCGACCAAAAGAAAAGGTCAATGCCCAGGGCTTTACTAGCGGGCAATTATTGATGGCATTTAAGTGGACAGAGGCTTCCTCTTCACTCTGGCCTCCAGAGAGAAATGTTATTCCTGGAAGCAAAAGTTTTTGAGTATTatggactttttaaaaaaaaaaaagtcatataatGGCAGACAATGTGAAGCTGGACAAACATAGAAAAAATGTACAGGTAAGTTCTGAACACACAGGTACATACAGTGTAAATAGAGTGATAAGACAGTGTAAGACAAAAGCAATGCAGAGAATTACAGTTGAACTACAGCAGAACAAGAATGCATGGGACATGTAATCCTGAACGTCAGTGATGTAATCGACGTAACCAGTGACTGCAGGAGGCACAGTGCGGCGCAGAGCAGTGATGGTCGCCATGGCAACCTCTTCGGCACTGTATTTGGTGGGGCAGCCATGTCCAGGGGTCACCATGTTGGGCTTGAGCAGGGTTCCCTCCAGATACACATGATGATCGAACATAGCCTTGTACACTGCTGCTAAAACCTGCAGTACAACCATGGAGCATTTACACTGGCTTTAATATGCAATCACCTATCTTCAATTTCATATGGGATAGCAGCATTAATGGCGACTGACACTAACCCTCTCTGTAACAAACTGGCAGCGCTTCAGGTCATGATCTCCATCAGGTAGGATCTCAGGTTCCACTATGGGTACAATCCCatgctggaagaaaaaaaaaacccaaaaacaacatttagcCACATATCTTCATTTTGTAAATCTAAGAGGAAAAAAGATTTAATCAGTTTCACACTGGACCTGCTGGCAGATAGTAGCATAGCGTGCAATGACATTTGCATTTTCTGTGATGCACAGCGGAGATGGGGCCGTGTCACTGATCTTCATCACACAACGCCACTTGGCGAAATCTGCTCCATCTTTCTTGTACTGAGCACATCTCTCTGATAGACCATCCAGCCCTTAACAAGCATTCATTTAGAGCTTTAGTCATAGAGTTAAGGGTGAAACAATCCAGTGACCAGCAGAATCAAGCTAAAACAATCGAACAGTAAGCAGTCATTTAGATGACGATGTACAAAAGTGTTAGGTTCACCTTGTGTAGTAGTTTCACCACTAGTTCCTGGCAAGGGAACAACTCCTTTGTCAACCTttggaaaaaatgaaaatgacaaacTTCTCATCTATAgtacctcgaaatttgaagatCAATTAATCTCCCTTGTGTTACAAATTCACAAAGTAGCAAGCATTCTTTAGTAGCCATACAGTACTTCAACTTAAAATGCTTCCTTATTGCATTATTAAAAAGTTCTGACTTCTAATAGCACAGCACATACCTTGATGCCAATAGTGATCCCTTTGTCTTTGATCATTTTAACAAAAGGAACACCATCATCAGAAGTCTGGTAGAGGGTTTCATGGAAAAAAATGACTCCACCGATGCAGTTGTCAATGCGGTCGTCTGCGCTGAAGAGGACTTGGCGGTACTGGCGACGGTTCTCCTCTGTGTTCTCCACTCCGATCTGATTCAGACGCTTTCCCATGCTGCCTGTTGGTTAAACAATCTTCCCAGAGTGAAACAGTATCACGAATATGCTGGAAGCACTCTAAGATTAATATTCtggcttataccacagcactattaaattctcaattctgactgttgattaattttctgaatatgaatacatttaatatgtttctattcattcattcattcattctttcgtAATTGCTTTATGCAGGTCAGGATCACAGCGGAGCCAGAGCATGTCCCGGGAATACTGAgcatgaggcgggaatacaccctggatgggacaccagtccatcacagagcattGTTTCTGTAGTATGATCATTAACATGGACTTGTATAATGACTTACCACGTGATGTAAGACTAATGATGAAAGTATTAAaagtgttttgttatttaacatgaTATGGTGAAAgtttctgtaaggaaatgtttcTTGTATcattttatggaaagagtcttcACTGTAAGCAGTTTGTACGTTTTCCGTAACAGCAGAGGACTGAGGAGACCGGGGAGTTTTCCGAGCGTTTTCCGATTTGTCAATAATATCACatgtattttttgtcttattaacttcaagagagagaaaaattagAGGCTGCTGTTCCAGTCCaacatgttttgtggacattccataacattaaatgtaactataaaactgttaaaaagaTGACATGTTgctctttaatttaaaaaaaaaaaaactgtgtcaAATCGATGTCAAATTACTGTACTAtaagtagaataaaacacttcacgaGATGCTGTTGTAATCTtttggtggtaacagtaactccgcttcactTCGTACTGCATCACACTGCATCACACGTCCTGTCGCGTtagtaaacagaaatatatatatatattcactgaCTGAATGGTTGAAGTAGTTGCACTAACCAACTGATTCATCAGCTGCTAGAATGCCTTTCCCAGGAGCCACGATGCGCAGAGCGATCTCATGCAGCTCCCTCTTCTGCTCCGTGGTGAGGGTCGGAGACTGGTGGGTCATCTTACACAACTGAGATCACAACCTGAGAACAGTAGGCTGACTGTATTATGGAAATAAAGAAGCCAGGATGAAGAAGTTCTCCTGAATCTCACAGGTATAAATGGTCCAGAGTATTAAATCTTAAAAGGAGATAAAGTTACTGACACACAACTactgttcaacaacaacaacggcaTACTTCACAAAGAAAATCAGAGTTACCCACCGAGTCCAAGAAGAGATGCAGATGTTCTGGCTTGCTCCGGAGATGTGATGAGGAATGAAATGAGAAGCTCTTTTTGTGACAGCAACATTGTCCCAGTTCTTTATGGCGGCATCCCGGAGGAGGCTGGAACCTGTAGGGCGGAGCGTAACTTCATGACCTCATTAAGTGTTTTTGTAAAGGCCACGGAGGGGCATTCCTCCACCTCTAACCTGCTTTAATTCTGTTCTGGGGTTCTGTCATTTTAATGACAGTTGCATAGCTAATGTGGCAACATTTAGAAAGTGCTTAATTAATCagaaacaaaagtaaacaagtaaacaatTATGGTGCTAAACACGGACATCTAAAGAGAACCGACAACAGCAGCAGGTAAGTCCAAAAATGACATCAATCCACTTCAATCCATGAGACAAGAGAGTGTTGCATTCCTTTAATAATGTAACTCAgaggtgtccagtcttatccccAAATGGctggacattttcatttcagacaAAGCAAGAGCCACACCTCTTTCCATTTGTTTAATCTGTTGAATCAGACCAGGCACCCCTGGTCTAACTAGAATAAAGTCACTTCATGTGAATTCAAAATTCTGTAGGCAGTTAAATCCCAAAGCAACAATGACATGTGAATGTCCATGTGAATGTTTTCAACAACTCCATGATCCAGTTTTCAAGGACAATTGATGGAGAACTAAGCTGATAAAAATCTCCACTGGGTTAATGTCTGCTGTGAGGTGGCCTAAATTTAGCAGCATTTCTCACTGAGGCAAATATTCAGGTTTGCGCAATCCACCTTTAGGGATGAGCCTGAGCAAAAAGAAGGTATAGACAGATAtatctgaaggtgtgttgtggtatctggcaccaagacattagcagcagattctTTACGTcttgtaagttgcaaggtgggtcCTCCATGGATCTCTGGACTTGTTTATCCAGctcatcccacagatgctcgatcagattgagatctggggaatttggaggccgagtcaacaccttgaactctttgtcatgttcctcaaaccattcctgaataaTTTCTGCAGTATGGCatggagcattatcctgctgaaagaggccaccgACATTAGGGAATATCATTGCCATGAAGGCATGAACTTGGTCTGTAACAGTGTTTAGgcaggtggtacgtgtcaaagtaacatccacatgaatgccaggactcaagatttcccagcagaacatttcccagagcatcaAACACTGCatctgccggcttgccttcttcccatagtgcatcctggtgccatgtcttccccaggtaagcgacgcacacacaccagccatccacatgatgtaaaagaaaacataattcATCAGACTATGCcacttcttccattgctccatggtccagttctgatgctcatgtgcccattgtaaaTGCTTTCGGCAGTGGAATGAGGTCCGCGTTGGCACTCTGACTTTGCAGCTACActgccccatacgcagcaagctgtgatgcactgtgtgttctgacacctgtCTATCACATCCaatatgaactttttcagcagtagCTCCCCACGCACATCAGTTAGCCTTGCGCGCCATGACCCTGTCATTGGTTCACCGGTTGGCCTTCCttagaccacttttggtaggtactaatcactgcataccaggaacaccccacaagacctgctatTTTGGAGATGcactgacccagtcgtctagccgtcacaatttgacccttgtcaaagtcgctcagatccttacgcttgcccatttttcctgcttccaacacaccGATATCGAGAACTGAGACAGTTACCACTGTatcgagataatcaatgttattcacttcacctgtcagttgttttaatgtgtgtgtgtatatatataaaacacaagtTAGTTTCATTAAGTGATTACATCTATTCAATtctatttgattttatttgtataatgcaTTTAACAATAGACACTGTCACACAGCAGCTTTACGGAATTCTAGATGTAGATgaagatccctaatgagcaagccagagttgacagtggcaaggaaaaactcaaaCTTCATAGAGATTATGATCAGGTGCTGAACCTGATTGGTGCAGATTTAGGTGGATTTTCCAATGTTACTCTGCACATGCAGGAAAGATGGGGTCTGGGAGGGGCCCCCAGGGAAAATCACAAAGAGATAATGTTATATTTAGCCTACTCCACAGGggctttgggttttttttccctgatacctaattaaaaacattaataatgatgCTTTATCTGGTCTTCAATTTTCTGCCCTATTAAGGTTGCTCCCATTTGGGTTTGTCTTTGCTCTCACAAATAGGTCATACCAAGGTCTAAAAGTTAGATAGTACCattcacagttacaataatttatattgaaatcattTCTAGCAAAATCCCACATGTGAATAATCATTTCCATTCAGTAAACATCCTGAAGCAGTTCCTACAGAACCATTCTAGCTTAGCCAAACCCAGTTTGAAAAAAGGGCAATGGATACAGAGattactaaaagaaaaaaacaaacatttggaaATATTCTCAAAGGACAGACcaaatatatgtttatagtttattttaaaagattatttttctttttttctttactctgaCAGAAGCACAATCTATAGATGTGTTTCtttcacatatatacatatgtttgTATAGTTCATATCTAGATTGTCAATTTTTTTGGTTCTGGTCTAGAAATGGTTGAGGATATTGCACCATATGCAGAATCTGAGGCCTCTTCAGTGTTGGTGAGGGATAGCAGGCGATAAATCTGTATTTGAGGAAGGAGCTTCAAAGAGATTACATTCAAAGTTCTGAAGCTGGTCGTATGTTAATCCTCTCATTGATTTCTCTGGCCGGTTAGGGTGATCCTTTAGCTCAAGGATTGGTTGAATGGGAATCTTCATCAGCACCTGAGAGTCAAATGAGACGCCATTAAAAAACCTCTGACTCATATAGCGTTCCAGACAGCGCAGGCGATGCATAGGAGTCTTGCACAGGAGCTGCACCCAGAAAACATAAAGAAAATGTGAGAGGTTACAGCTGTGTTTGTCTTCAGTCAAAGGCAAAGGGCAAAACTGTAGACACCGCATACCTCTGTGAGCAACAGGGCCAGTGCAGGACTGAAGCTCAGAGGCATTTCATAAGGATACTCAGTGACTTTGGTCAGCATGCTGCTGTGGTCTGACTCTGGAGGAAGTGGGAACTAAATGCAAAAATGAGATTTTTATGGACTGTGAGGTCCAGTGGGGGAAAACCAACAAAACCAATGGGGAAAACCAACCAACACTACCAATGGGGAAAACCAACAAAACCAATGGGGAAAACCAACAAAACCAATGGGGAAAACCAACCAACACTACCAATGGGGAAAACCAACACTACCAATGGGGAAAACCAACACTACCAATGGGGAAAACCAACAAAACCAATGGGGAAAACCAACACTACCAATGGGGAAAACCAACAAAACCAATGGGGAAAACCAACACTACCAATGGGGAAAACCAACAAAACCAATGGGGAAAACCAACAAAACCAATGGGGAAAACCAACACTACCAATGGGGAAAACCAACAAAACCAATGGGGAAAACCAACACTACCAATGGGGAAAACCAACACTACCAATGGGGAAAACCAACAAAACCAATGGGGAAAACCAATACTACCAATGGGGAAAACCAACAAACACTACCAATGGGGAAAACCAACAAAACCAATGGGGAAAACCAACACTACCAATGGGAAAAACCAACCAACACTACCAATGGGGAAAACCAACAAAACCAATGGGGAAAACCAACACTACCAATGGGGAAAACCAACACTACCAATGGGGAAAACCAACAAAACCAATGGGGAAAACCAACACTACCAATGGGGAAAACCAACAAAACCAATGGGGAAAACCAATACTACCAATGGGGAAAACCAACCAACACTACCAATGGGGAAAACCAACAAAATCAATGGGGAAAACCAATGCTACCAATGGGGAAAACCAACACTACCAATGGGGAAAACCAACCAACACTATCAATGGGGAAGACCAACACCACCAAAGGGGAAAATCAACACTACCAAAGGGGAAAACAAACACTACCAATGGGGAAAACCACAACAGAGGAAGTGCAAAAGatataaaacaacataaaataagaGAAAAAGTCATATAAGACAAAAAGGATCACAAAAACACTAATGATAATTAgaaagtaatagtaatagtagtagtaatactaaaAATTGCATTAACAATAACAATCTACAATCAtcaattggtgtgtgtgtgtgtgtgtgtgtgtatatgtgtgtgtgtgtgtgtgtgtgacatggcAACACTTTCAGCTTAAACACTATACATTCATCAGTATTAGAGGTAAAATAGTACAAGCAATTCAGGTGATAACTAGACAACTCAGAATATATACATCTTTGAGTCAAACTGAGGCACTAGGTTCCGTTATGTATAAACCTGTTGAGCAGCTCCCTCCATAAACAGTGCCAAACAGTGTAGTAGCTAGtgtcatctgtttttttttttactgatttcCAAAATCTGTTGTGTTAGAACTGTGATTACATTCAATAATTCCATCAGATATCAATTCAGtcctatttatttcaaatgactaatttatatatatatatatatatatatatatatatatatatatatatatatatatatatatatagaatatattatCTCTCCAGCAGCCAGTGTGTATAACAGGATGCCCAGAGACCACCAGTCTGCTGCATGGCTGTAAGGACCCCCAGTCAGAACCTCTGGAGCTGTTCAATAGGAATGTACTGTAGTAATGTAGTATAGTAGCAAAGCAATATAACAAATTTATTTGCTATaaataagaaacaaataaatacagtctGCCTGTGAAGATGGAATTAGTCAGTCTTATGTGCAAAATTTTACCCATGTATTGGATTGTCCCGCAGATTGTAAACGCCTTTTCACCACGCTCAAGTCGACGAGACAGTCCGAAATCTGCCAGGCAGACGTGACCTGAACCCGACAGCACAAATAGTTTTAGGATCAGTTAATGGGGAACAGCATTGCTTTTCAGCTCTgtaatactgtatacagtacaggTTAGTGCTTATTACAAGAGTCATCAGAACATCAGACAAAACTGTTGTCTCTTAATTTGGGAAGGAAAAAAGGAGGGGGTTCATGtatagcatcacataaatagaTAATTAATTATACGATGGGAATATACTGCGAACATGGTGCTGAGAAATTTGAAAAGGAACAAGCCTTTTTCAAGCCAAATTAATATTAGTCAAAGTGCCAAGCGGAaagtctattattatttttgcaaaaGCTTTCGAGGCAGTTGATCTGGATTTGTTACCCAAAAATGCATTTACAGCTTTACTACAGCTTTATTACAGTAACTACAGACACAATGATGTAAGAGTGAGGATACAGTGATGTCATAATGGTGAAACTGTGAAGTCAAAATGTTGTCAGAATGTCAGTCTATGAACTCAGTGACTGTGCTATGATTGGATTATGATTAATGTTAGGCTTATAGCAGGAGTCGGATCAGATCCAGCTCTACCGCATGGAATTTTGCTCCTGCACTGAGGACTATCTTGCCATATTGCTCATAAACCAGTGCAGGTCTATGGACAGATGCATCTCTACCCTGGTAAAATTAGCTGTAACTCGCTTTATGTTCAATTGACTTTTACAAAATTTACAGTAACTTTTTACAGACTCTTCACTGTCACTCAACCATGTGGAGAAAATGATGGCTAATCTCATTTAAGGACAGCTTTGTTGACATTATTGGCTGATATAATAATACACTACCGGCATACAGTCTGTGTCGTCACTGCCCAAGTTCAAGTTTAAATGCACTAATACTGTAGATGGTGTACTAAGAAAAGCCACTGAGTGTGATTATACCT from the Ictalurus furcatus strain D&B chromosome 17, Billie_1.0, whole genome shotgun sequence genome contains:
- the aldoca gene encoding fructose-bisphosphate aldolase C-A encodes the protein MTHQSPTLTTEQKRELHEIALRIVAPGKGILAADESVGSMGKRLNQIGVENTEENRRQYRQVLFSADDRIDNCIGGVIFFHETLYQTSDDGVPFVKMIKDKGITIGIKVDKGVVPLPGTSGETTTQGLDGLSERCAQYKKDGADFAKWRCVMKISDTAPSPLCITENANVIARYATICQQHGIVPIVEPEILPDGDHDLKRCQFVTERVLAAVYKAMFDHHVYLEGTLLKPNMVTPGHGCPTKYSAEEVAMATITALRRTVPPAVTGITFLSGGQSEEEASVHLNAINNCPLVKPWALTFSFGRALQASALKTWRGQKENQSAATEEFIKRAEINSLASQGKYSGGGDSSGATGLSHYLSSYAY